A window of Bacteroidia bacterium genomic DNA:
TGGTAATAGCCATTTTGTTTGAGTTGTATGTTATTTGGAATCTTTACGGCATTATCAATGATTTGCTTGGAGTTAAAGAAAGAGACGAAGAAATGGCAAAATCCGGCATTGTTAAAAGAACCATTTTTGATCAACTTAACGATTCTGTTGCTATTGAAAAGGAAGCAGATATTTTGTTAGACCACAACTACGATGGAATTAAAGAATTGGATAATAGCTTACCTCCTTGGTGGGTTGGCGGATTCTTTGTAACCATTGCCTTTTCGGTAGTATATTTATTCTATTACCATATTTCCCGAAATGGTAAACTTTCTGATGGAGAGTATAAAGAAGAAATGGCTCAAGCTACTTCAGCCATTCAAGCGTATAAAAAATTAGCTCCGGATTTAATTGATGAGGAAAAGTTGGTTGCATTAACCGATGCAGCGTCATTAGATGGTGGTAAAGCCATTTATATGGAAAATTGTCAAGCTTGCCACGGAAATCAAGGACAAGGTGGTATGGGTCCTAATTTAACAGATGCTTACTGGCTGCATAAAGGTGGAATAAAAGATGTTTACCGGTCTATTAAATTGGGCTGGCCCGAAAAAGGTATGAAGGCTTGGGAACAAGATTTGGGTGCGAAAAAAATACACCAGGTTGCTAGTTATATTTTATCGCTAAAAGGTTCCAATCCTCCGGGAGCAAAAGAGCCTCAAGGTGATTTATATTCTGGTGAGGAAGTAGTTCCCGGTGATTCAACTGCAGTTAAAGCTGATTCTGTAAGTGCCGCAGCACCTGCCGCAACAAAATAGAGAGAAGAAATGCCTCAGGGGTGGCTTTGTTACCCCTTAATAAACTATACGAAAACGTTTTACCTTATTATATAAAGTTGAGTTATGGAAAACAAGCAAAAGCCTAAAATGGATGAAGGCTTTAGAGATAGTATCGGAACAATCACCGAAGAAGGAAAAAGGAACTGGATTTATGCTCAAAAACCAAGTGGACCTCTTTATAATCTGAGAAGCCTATTTAGTATTGGTTATTTGGTAGTTTTTTTTGCATTGCCATTTATCAAATTTCAAGATGAACCATTGTTTCTTTTTAATGTTTTAGAAAGACGGTTTATACTTTTCGGAGTTGGTTTTTGGCCACAAGACTTTTTTATTTTTGGTATAGGCATGCTGACATTTATTTTGTTTGTGGTGCTCTTTACCGTTGTTTATGGTCGTGTTTTTTGCGGATGGGCCTGTCCGCAAACCATTTTTATGGAAATGGTTTTCCGGAAAATAGAATATTGGATAGAAGGAGATGCCAGCCATCAAAAAGCATTAAATAAAGCGCCTTGGAATCAGGAGAAAATACTCAAAAGGGGGTCCAAACATCTTCTGTTTTTTCTCATATCCTTTTTAATTGCCAATACATTCTTGGCTTATATCATCGGGAAAGATGAATTGTTTAAAATTATAAGCGAGCCGGTTTCTATGCACTTAGGTGGCTTGGTGGCTTTGTTAATTTTTACTACAGTTTTCTTCCTTGTTTACTCCTGGTTCAGAGAACAAGTTTGTCTGATTGTTTGTCCTTATGGAAGGTTGCAAGCCGTAATGACTGATAAAAGTTCGATTTTGGTGGCCTATGATTATTTACGAGGCGAACCAAGGTCGAAGTTCAAAAAGGAACAATCGGCTAAGGTTGGTGATTGTATCGATTGCCACCAATGTGTAAAGGTTTGTCCAATGGGAATTGATATTCGAAATGGTTCTCAATTGGAATGTACCGCCTGCACCGCTTGTATTGATGCTTGTGACCATATTATGGAAAGCATTCATAAACCCAAAGGTTTAATCAAGTATGCATCAGAAACGGGTATTGCTGAAGGGAAAAATCTAACCATTACTCCAAGAATGATTGCTTACTCCGTAGTGTTAACCATCTTAATTGGAGTTTTGGTAACCCTGTTGGTAACCCGAAAAAATGTGGATGCAACCATTCTTCGAACTCCGGGAATGTTGTTCCAACAGCAACCGGAGGATAAAATTAGTAACCTCTATAACCTAAAATTAATTAATAAGACTCACAAGGATGTTCCGGTTTATCTCAAAATTGAGGAAGGTGGCATAGGTGAAATTAAAATGGTTGGTAAGGAATTGGTGGTAGGGCATGGATCAAAAGCCGAAACGGAATTCTTTATTTTCATTCCTAAAGCCCAAATCAAAGAGAGAAAGACCATTTTATACATCGGTGTGTATTCCGGAGAGAAAAGACTGGAAACCATTAAAACAAGTTTCTTAGGTCCAATAACCAATTAAAACCAATACTTATGAAAAACTGGGGATTTAGAATCGTTTTGCTATACGTTGGGTTTGTAGCCCTGATAGTAACCATGGTAGTCCTTACACTTCGCGAAAGGGTTGACTTAGTTTCCAAAGATTATTATGATCAGGAATTAAAGTTCCAAAAACGAATTGATCGGATTAATCAAACCAATGAATTAAAAACAAACCTTTCCTGGGAAGTGAAACCGGGAAAAGTTCAGGTTAATTTTCCAACAGAATTGAAAGGTCAAAAGATTAAAGCAAAAGCCTTTTTCTTTCGTCCATCCGATTCCTCCTTGGATAAAACCATTGAAGTTTCGGCTGATACTACCTGCCGGGCAGAGATTTCAACCAGTAAATTAAAACCGGGTATGTATAAATTGCAAATGGAATGGGAGGCCGATCAGGTTGCTTATTACAATGAAGGTATAATTCAAGTTCAATAATATGTTCTTACTTGCTGCCATAACATTAGGATTTCTTGGAAGTTTCCACTGTGTGGGAATGTGCGGTCCTATTGCCTTGAGTATTCCTGTGAAAAACAGTTCTTTGCTATATCGTTGGTTTGGTGCGTTTCTGTACAACTTAGGTAGGGTATTTACTTATTCTATTTTGGGTTTGTTGTTTGGTTTGATTGGACAAGGGTTTGCCTTGGCCGGACTACAAAGCAAATTGTCAATTGCCGTGGGTGTTTTGATTCTAATTGGATTGCTTTTCCCCGGTTTGGAGTCAAGAATTCCAAAAGGGAAATTGTATCGGGGTGTGGAGTGGGTAAAATCTAACTTAAGATCATTGTTTGGCAACCATAGCAATAGTTCATTGTTTTTAATTGGAGTTTTAAATGGATTATTGCCCTGTGGCTTGGTTTATATGGGAATAGCCGGTTCTATCGCTCAAGGAAATGCATGGATGGGTTCTGCTTTTATGGCCGGATTTGGATTTGGAACTCTGCCTGCCATGTTGTTGGTAACCATTGTTCGAGATCAAATAAGTGTTCAGTTTAGAGAAAAAGTACGCAGATTGGTGCCTATAGTGGTTGGTATTACTGCCATCATGTTGATTTTAAGAGGAATGAATTTGGGAATTCCTTATTTGAGCCCTTCCATTCAAATGGACCATGGTATGGCGCATCATTCCTGTTGCCATAAATAAAAATGGATACTTCACTCCATATTAAGCAACTTCGAACACAATATTCATTATTTCAACTGAATGAGTCGGAGGTAGATCAAGATCCTTTTGTTCAATTGGAAAAGTGGATAAAACAA
This region includes:
- a CDS encoding FixH family protein; translation: MKNWGFRIVLLYVGFVALIVTMVVLTLRERVDLVSKDYYDQELKFQKRIDRINQTNELKTNLSWEVKPGKVQVNFPTELKGQKIKAKAFFFRPSDSSLDKTIEVSADTTCRAEISTSKLKPGMYKLQMEWEADQVAYYNEGIIQVQ
- a CDS encoding c-type cytochrome, with protein sequence MKSGKNKLNIIKWANPKAMLSLALVAGLSLNAMAEEVAPVAAAEPTVYSNPLFIGLLVAILFLLVVIIVMADVVKTSAYHRVEVEKAKKDKDNSSLKAIVAFILLGGFSFTASAEEVATKAVSSTWDNYMGLDAVTFYFMVIAILFELYVIWNLYGIINDLLGVKERDEEMAKSGIVKRTIFDQLNDSVAIEKEADILLDHNYDGIKELDNSLPPWWVGGFFVTIAFSVVYLFYYHISRNGKLSDGEYKEEMAQATSAIQAYKKLAPDLIDEEKLVALTDAASLDGGKAIYMENCQACHGNQGQGGMGPNLTDAYWLHKGGIKDVYRSIKLGWPEKGMKAWEQDLGAKKIHQVASYILSLKGSNPPGAKEPQGDLYSGEEVVPGDSTAVKADSVSAAAPAATK
- a CDS encoding sulfite exporter TauE/SafE family protein, which translates into the protein MFLLAAITLGFLGSFHCVGMCGPIALSIPVKNSSLLYRWFGAFLYNLGRVFTYSILGLLFGLIGQGFALAGLQSKLSIAVGVLILIGLLFPGLESRIPKGKLYRGVEWVKSNLRSLFGNHSNSSLFLIGVLNGLLPCGLVYMGIAGSIAQGNAWMGSAFMAGFGFGTLPAMLLVTIVRDQISVQFREKVRRLVPIVVGITAIMLILRGMNLGIPYLSPSIQMDHGMAHHSCCHK
- the ccoG gene encoding cytochrome c oxidase accessory protein CcoG — encoded protein: MENKQKPKMDEGFRDSIGTITEEGKRNWIYAQKPSGPLYNLRSLFSIGYLVVFFALPFIKFQDEPLFLFNVLERRFILFGVGFWPQDFFIFGIGMLTFILFVVLFTVVYGRVFCGWACPQTIFMEMVFRKIEYWIEGDASHQKALNKAPWNQEKILKRGSKHLLFFLISFLIANTFLAYIIGKDELFKIISEPVSMHLGGLVALLIFTTVFFLVYSWFREQVCLIVCPYGRLQAVMTDKSSILVAYDYLRGEPRSKFKKEQSAKVGDCIDCHQCVKVCPMGIDIRNGSQLECTACTACIDACDHIMESIHKPKGLIKYASETGIAEGKNLTITPRMIAYSVVLTILIGVLVTLLVTRKNVDATILRTPGMLFQQQPEDKISNLYNLKLINKTHKDVPVYLKIEEGGIGEIKMVGKELVVGHGSKAETEFFIFIPKAQIKERKTILYIGVYSGEKRLETIKTSFLGPITN